A region from the Mycoplasmopsis phocirhinis genome encodes:
- a CDS encoding IS1634 family transposase, producing MEKWVITQSKRKDKTYVSVAIPAGFGKGYKKSIGIGNLETLKTLNLDPINALKVACADWNTEWNKEKILSKVKEVLAQSKKEIRKQNFGIKALYELCDKINPFKLCEKSKSKNLLDIAKYIITSRIINQDSLIKMYQQKHLYDFNNDFKKSTFYNSLDYVTNNKNEILKQLNNSLTSNASRDIEVLWYDSTTVYFESFARKGLRYPGYSKGGKFKEDQIVIGMITDCNGIPFHFKIFKGNTADMNTFIPFILEIRDIYNIKNVTIVADRGMSTNRNIRFLESLNIDYILSYRLKSSTKQRKEYTINQNDYIRVNKDFKYKEIEFMSLWKNKRFNGHKRRQIMTHSKKRAAKDFNDRMQLIEIFNKKQKNGRVIETDLIAAKKHKFFKKIGATSYYQLDLEKISEDEQFDGYYVYETSRIDLKPLDIVDLYQKQWQIENNFRNLKNCLKIRPMYVWSENHIEGYITLCFISLVLLQYGLNILNKYVKKQTKIDKNYSISNYVDAIKNAEKIQILIDNKIINEYNIENTDNEKETMLYELIEQSIKNYNVIKL from the coding sequence ATGGAAAAATGGGTTATAACACAATCAAAAAGAAAAGATAAAACATATGTCTCGGTCGCAATACCGGCTGGATTTGGAAAAGGTTATAAAAAATCAATTGGAATAGGTAATTTAGAAACATTAAAAACTTTAAATCTAGACCCTATAAACGCCCTTAAGGTTGCGTGTGCTGATTGAAATACTGAATGAAATAAAGAAAAGATATTATCAAAAGTAAAGGAGGTTTTAGCTCAATCTAAAAAAGAAATCCGAAAACAAAATTTTGGTATAAAAGCATTATATGAATTATGTGATAAAATCAACCCTTTCAAATTGTGTGAAAAAAGCAAATCAAAAAATCTTTTAGATATTGCCAAATATATAATCACTTCACGGATCATCAACCAAGATAGTTTGATCAAAATGTATCAACAAAAACATCTTTATGATTTCAATAATGACTTCAAAAAATCTACTTTTTATAATAGTTTAGATTATGTAACCAATAATAAAAATGAAATTTTAAAACAATTAAATAACTCATTAACTTCAAATGCTAGCCGTGATATTGAAGTGTTGTGATATGACTCAACAACAGTATATTTTGAAAGTTTTGCGAGAAAAGGATTGAGATATCCTGGTTATTCAAAAGGCGGAAAATTTAAAGAAGATCAAATAGTAATTGGAATGATTACTGATTGTAATGGAATTCCATTTCATTTCAAAATATTCAAAGGAAATACTGCTGATATGAACACTTTTATACCTTTTATATTGGAAATACGGGATATTTATAATATAAAAAATGTAACAATTGTCGCAGATAGAGGAATGAGCACAAACCGCAACATACGCTTTTTAGAATCTTTAAACATAGATTACATACTCTCTTATCGTTTGAAATCTAGTACAAAACAAAGAAAAGAATACACAATTAACCAAAACGATTATATTCGTGTAAACAAAGATTTTAAATATAAAGAAATAGAATTTATGTCGCTGTGAAAAAACAAACGGTTCAACGGTCATAAAAGAAGACAAATAATGACCCATAGTAAAAAACGAGCAGCAAAAGATTTTAATGATCGTATGCAACTAATTGAAATTTTCAATAAAAAACAAAAAAATGGTAGAGTAATTGAAACAGATTTAATAGCTGCCAAAAAGCATAAATTTTTTAAAAAAATTGGAGCAACTTCTTATTATCAATTAGATTTAGAAAAAATTAGTGAAGATGAACAATTTGATGGTTATTATGTGTATGAAACTTCAAGAATAGATCTTAAGCCATTAGATATTGTTGATTTATATCAAAAACAATGACAAATTGAAAATAATTTTAGAAATTTAAAAAATTGTTTAAAAATTAGACCTATGTATGTTTGGAGTGAAAATCATATTGAAGGTTATATTACTTTATGCTTTATTTCATTGGTTTTATTACAGTATGGTTTAAATATTTTGAATAAATATGTTAAAAAACAAACAAAAATAGACAAAAATTATTCAATTTCCAATTATGTAGACGCTATCAAAAATGCCGAAAAAATTCAAATTTTAATTGATAACAAAATTATTAACGAATACAACATTGAAAATACTGATAATGAAAAGGAAACAATGTTATATGAATTAATTGAACAATCAATCAAAAATTACAATGTAATTAAATTATAA
- a CDS encoding IS1634 family transposase yields MEKWVITQSKRKDKTYVSVAIPAGFGKGYKKSIGIGNLETLKTLNLDPINALKVACADWNTEWNKEKILSKVKEVLAQSKKEIRKQNFGIKALYELCDKINPFKLCEKSKSKNLLDIAKYIITSRIINQDSLIKMYQQKHLYDFNNDFKKSTFYNSLDYVTNNKNEILKQLNNSLTSNASRDIEVLWYDSTTVYFESFARKGLRYPGYSKDGKFKEDQIVIGMITDCNGIPFHFKIFKGNTADMNTFIPFILEIRDIYNIKNVTIVADRGMSTNRNIRFLESLNIDYILSYRLKSSTKQRKEYTINQNDYIRVNKDFKYKEIEFMSLWKNKRFNGHKRRQIMTHSKKRAAKDFNDRMQLIEIFNKKQKNGRVIETDLIAAKKHKFFKKIGATSYYQLDLEKISEDEQFDGYYVYETSRIDLKPLDIVDLYQKQWQIENNFRNLKNCLKIRPMYVWSENHIEGYITLCFISLVLLQYGLNILNKYVKKQTKIDKNYSISNYVDAIKNAEKIQILIDNKIINEYNIENTDNKKETMLYELIEQSIKNYNVIKL; encoded by the coding sequence ATGGAGAAATGGGTTATAACACAATCAAAAAGAAAAGATAAAACATATGTCTCGGTCGCAATACCGGCTGGATTTGGAAAAGGTTATAAAAAATCAATTGGAATAGGTAATTTAGAAACATTAAAAACTTTAAATCTAGACCCTATAAACGCCCTTAAGGTTGCGTGTGCTGATTGAAATACTGAATGAAATAAAGAAAAGATATTATCAAAAGTAAAGGAGGTTTTAGCTCAATCTAAAAAAGAAATCCGAAAACAAAATTTTGGTATAAAAGCATTATATGAATTATGTGATAAAATCAACCCTTTCAAATTGTGTGAAAAAAGCAAATCAAAAAATCTTTTAGATATTGCTAAATATATAATCACTTCACGGATCATCAACCAAGATAGTTTGATCAAAATGTATCAACAAAAACATCTTTATGATTTCAATAATGACTTCAAAAAATCTACTTTTTATAATAGTTTAGATTATGTAACCAATAATAAAAATGAAATTTTAAAACAATTAAATAACTCATTAACTTCAAATGCTAGCCGTGATATTGAAGTGTTGTGATATGACTCAACAACAGTATATTTTGAAAGTTTTGCGAGAAAAGGATTGAGATATCCTGGTTATTCAAAAGACGGAAAATTTAAAGAAGATCAAATAGTAATTGGAATGATTACTGATTGTAATGGAATTCCATTTCATTTCAAAATATTCAAAGGAAATACTGCTGATATGAACACTTTTATACCTTTTATATTGGAAATACGGGATATTTATAATATAAAAAATGTAACAATTGTCGCGGATAGAGGAATGAGCACAAACCGCAACATACGCTTTTTAGAATCTTTAAACATAGATTACATACTCTCTTATCGTTTGAAATCTAGTACAAAACAAAGAAAAGAATACACAATTAACCAAAACGATTATATTCGTGTAAACAAAGATTTTAAATATAAAGAAATAGAATTCATGTCGCTGTGAAAAAACAAACGGTTCAACGGTCATAAAAGAAGACAAATAATGACCCATAGTAAAAAAAGAGCAGCAAAAGATTTTAATGATCGTATGCAACTAATTGAAATTTTCAATAAAAAACAAAAAAATGGTAGAGTAATTGAAACAGATTTAATAGCTGCCAAAAAGCATAAATTTTTTAAAAAAATTGGAGCAACTTCTTATTATCAATTAGATTTAGAAAAAATTAGTGAAGATGAACAATTTGATGGTTATTATGTGTATGAAACTTCAAGAATAGATCTTAAGCCATTAGATATTGTTGATTTATATCAAAAACAATGACAAATTGAAAATAACTTTAGAAACTTAAAAAATTGTTTAAAAATTAGACCTATGTATGTTTGGAGTGAAAATCATATTGAAGGTTATATTACTTTATGCTTTATTTCATTGGTTTTATTACAGTATGGTTTAAATATTTTGAATAAATATGTTAAAAAACAAACAAAAATTGACAAAAATTATTCAATTTCCAATTATGTAGACGCTATCAAAAATGCCGAAAAAATTCAAATTTTAATTGATAACAAAATTATTAACGAATACAACATTGAAAATACTGATAATAAAAAGGAAACAATGTTATATGAATTAATTGAACAATCAATCAAAAATTACAATGTAATTAAATTATAA